One part of the Microbulbifer sp. THAF38 genome encodes these proteins:
- a CDS encoding ATP-binding protein — MNKLSQKERVVSLGIDLLLLLIICTIAFGSLYPPVGDSGFWFYAALLSVLVGSKIVTPFYVKPVDAISYSVPAFVSLMLVNSWATWPIETKIAFFAVSSLSGLILIISLLAIILNNWGSERIQKVSNKIRIFLEVFAKPQVIYTPIIIFAMYSYHIGKPNELILISIAILLTVAMSAGDVLVKTFNRIRKTTKIGQQVSSVAEIAAYQQPKIILLRQAKDNDLPLKKIVYVKDKHSNSKLALTLDLVGRDNGVLTRSVEIASLQSGQYQELESVVSNDSVAVIEEEYLLEICATEGIDLASGDSVVGIVAPDTSIERLFFEVVDNSNIEEGRLVTVNIQGQKVLYQIVGGLTREEAVHQKNTYGYLRVQAQQVGVWNEQQRKFTQFSWLPNINEPVYLEAQENYAIEPDTIGHFPDSNYQVKIGNINHLVTHNTAILGILGVGKSMLAIELLERMMVEGIKVVCLDLTDQYSSELSDYYNAPYEEECIQRLRAATDQDRDVWQENPEQGGSLPNLKNAFFEDLNRFINNSDGHLLKIYNPAEFVATRQDRAPGSFQTRGQWQRGAPLFSVTPVEITKIVSETVLDILSAEMSDNARVCLVYEEAHSLVPEWNSVVAEGDKHATSGTARAILQGRKFGLGCLLITQRTANVTKTILNQCNTIFAMRTFDDTGKEFLGNYIGKDYAQSLSSVKERHAVFFGRGSSCENPVLMKVNNRDDFLRSYRGIHQPPVFPPVDSIPAQEQQLEPEFDDDVPF, encoded by the coding sequence ATGAATAAGCTTTCGCAAAAAGAAAGGGTCGTATCACTAGGGATAGATCTTCTTCTGCTTTTGATTATTTGTACCATAGCATTTGGCAGCTTATACCCACCAGTAGGTGATAGTGGATTCTGGTTTTACGCCGCATTGCTCAGCGTTCTTGTCGGGTCAAAAATAGTAACCCCATTTTATGTAAAGCCTGTTGATGCTATTTCATATTCAGTCCCTGCATTTGTATCACTAATGCTTGTGAATAGTTGGGCTACGTGGCCGATTGAGACTAAGATTGCATTTTTTGCGGTGTCATCACTATCTGGATTGATTTTAATTATTTCGTTGCTAGCTATCATTCTGAATAATTGGGGTAGTGAAAGGATACAAAAGGTCTCAAATAAAATTCGGATATTTCTTGAAGTGTTCGCAAAACCTCAAGTTATCTACACTCCAATTATTATATTTGCGATGTATTCCTATCACATTGGGAAGCCAAATGAATTAATACTAATATCTATAGCCATATTGCTTACAGTAGCTATGTCGGCTGGGGATGTTTTAGTTAAGACATTCAACAGGATTAGAAAAACAACTAAGATAGGCCAGCAGGTATCTAGCGTCGCAGAAATTGCGGCTTACCAGCAGCCAAAAATCATTCTACTTCGTCAAGCTAAAGATAACGATTTGCCGCTTAAGAAAATTGTCTACGTAAAAGATAAGCATTCCAACTCTAAGTTGGCTCTTACACTTGATTTAGTCGGTCGAGATAATGGTGTTCTGACTCGCTCTGTTGAAATTGCAAGCCTCCAATCTGGACAATATCAAGAGCTCGAGTCTGTTGTTTCAAATGACTCGGTTGCGGTAATTGAAGAAGAATATCTTCTAGAAATTTGTGCTACAGAAGGAATTGATTTGGCATCTGGGGATAGCGTTGTTGGTATTGTAGCACCCGACACTTCAATTGAGAGGTTGTTCTTTGAGGTAGTAGATAACTCAAATATTGAAGAAGGACGCCTAGTAACCGTAAACATACAAGGCCAAAAGGTTCTCTATCAAATCGTTGGCGGTTTGACGAGAGAAGAAGCCGTACATCAAAAAAATACTTATGGTTATTTGCGAGTTCAAGCGCAGCAAGTCGGTGTTTGGAACGAACAGCAGAGAAAATTCACTCAGTTTAGTTGGCTGCCTAACATCAATGAACCGGTATATCTTGAGGCGCAAGAAAACTACGCTATTGAGCCAGATACTATAGGTCACTTTCCCGATAGCAATTACCAAGTAAAAATTGGAAATATAAATCATTTAGTAACTCATAATACGGCGATTCTTGGGATTCTTGGCGTAGGAAAGTCCATGCTCGCAATAGAGTTGCTAGAGAGAATGATGGTCGAGGGAATTAAAGTTGTATGTCTAGATCTAACGGATCAATATTCATCAGAACTGTCGGACTATTATAACGCTCCATATGAAGAAGAATGTATTCAAAGGCTAAGAGCTGCCACTGATCAAGATCGAGATGTATGGCAGGAAAATCCGGAGCAAGGCGGTAGCTTACCTAATTTGAAGAATGCATTTTTCGAAGATTTAAATAGATTTATTAACAATTCAGATGGGCATCTTCTAAAAATTTATAACCCAGCAGAGTTTGTTGCTACACGACAAGATAGGGCGCCAGGTAGCTTTCAAACTAGGGGCCAGTGGCAGCGTGGCGCTCCACTATTTAGTGTTACACCTGTAGAAATTACGAAAATTGTATCAGAGACTGTTCTTGATATTCTATCTGCCGAAATGTCAGACAATGCTAGGGTTTGTTTGGTTTATGAAGAAGCCCACTCGCTTGTTCCAGAATGGAACTCTGTTGTTGCAGAAGGTGATAAGCACGCAACTAGCGGTACAGCTAGAGCAATTCTCCAAGGAAGAAAGTTTGGTCTTGGATGCTTGCTGATTACACAGAGGACAGCAAATGTTACGAAAACTATCCTCAATCAGTGCAATACTATATTCGCTATGCGCACATTTGATGATACTGGAAAGGAATTTCTAGGTAATTATATTGGAAAAGATTACGCTCAATCTTTGTCTTCAGTAAAAGAGCGTCATGCAGTCTTCTTTGGTAGAGGATCTAGTTGTGAAAACCCAGTTTTGATGAAAGTAAACAATAGAGATGATTTTTTGAGATCATATAGAGGAATACATCAACCCCCTGTATTTCCTCCAGTAGACTCTATTCCTGCTCAAGAACAACAACTAGAACCTGAGTTCGATGATGATGTCCCGTTCTGA
- a CDS encoding endonuclease/exonuclease/phosphatase family protein gives MAIFTLLPTLRYEAWYIRGFDFPRLQFSILLIFLLILQCIFLDFSSPMAYGLVLVSLFCLGCQLWRIVPYMFLFPIQVGRVSSREGHLEDYDNISILTANVQGSNRRAADFLDIVKRYNPDIILTLESNKWWQSQLDTLEASYPYTIKCPLENLYGMHVYSKLPLSDSQIQFLVEDNVPSMHTLVQTPQGHMINAHFLHPAPPSPTENDTSEERDAELLVVAEKVKDKTSPIIVAGDFNDVTWSRTTRLFRKVSGLLDPRIGRGLFNTFHAKYWFIRWPLDHLFHSKHFKLLSIQRLQEFGSDHFPLLIHLQIQAQVVADESTESLAPREESVAQEKTAQQNVDVSDVASLGSSK, from the coding sequence ATGGCAATATTTACCCTGCTACCTACTTTAAGGTATGAGGCTTGGTATATACGCGGATTTGATTTTCCGAGATTGCAGTTCTCAATATTGTTAATTTTTCTTTTGATACTTCAATGTATTTTTCTTGATTTTAGTAGCCCCATGGCTTACGGCTTGGTTCTAGTTAGTCTTTTTTGCTTAGGATGTCAGTTGTGGCGGATAGTTCCTTACATGTTTCTTTTCCCAATTCAAGTGGGGCGTGTAAGTTCACGGGAAGGACATCTTGAGGATTACGATAACATTAGTATTTTGACTGCTAATGTACAAGGTTCAAATAGAAGAGCAGCAGACTTTTTAGATATCGTTAAGCGGTATAATCCGGACATTATACTCACGCTTGAGTCCAATAAATGGTGGCAGTCTCAGCTAGACACGTTAGAAGCAAGCTATCCATATACGATAAAGTGTCCTCTCGAAAATTTATATGGGATGCACGTTTATTCCAAGCTCCCTTTGTCGGATAGTCAAATACAATTTTTGGTTGAAGATAATGTGCCTTCTATGCACACTCTGGTTCAGACTCCTCAAGGCCATATGATTAATGCTCATTTTTTGCATCCTGCCCCTCCAAGTCCAACTGAAAATGATACTTCTGAAGAGAGGGATGCGGAGCTCCTGGTTGTTGCAGAAAAAGTGAAGGACAAGACTTCGCCCATTATCGTTGCAGGCGACTTTAATGATGTGACTTGGTCTCGTACTACACGACTATTCAGAAAAGTTAGTGGGCTGCTAGATCCACGTATTGGGCGAGGCCTGTTTAATACTTTTCATGCTAAATATTGGTTTATACGTTGGCCATTGGATCATTTGTTCCACAGTAAACACTTTAAACTACTAAGTATTCAGCGTTTACAGGAGTTTGGTTCTGACCATTTCCCTTTATTGATCCATTTGCAGATTCAGGCTCAAGTTGTAGCTGATGAAAGTACAGAATCATTGGCACCAAGAGAGGAGAGCGTAGCTCAAGAAAAGACCGCTCAGCAAAATGTTGATGTTAGTGATGTGGCTTCTTTGGGAAGTTCAAAGTAG
- a CDS encoding BON domain-containing protein has product MNLMKSTLSAAIIAVSFSAGAMAGEKSDQKSLTMSDAWLDGKAETILLLNENLNNFAIDTDVNNGVVMLTGEVESNIDKRLAEELITGIDGVKKVNNKLTVVNKESLGESISKEYTDTKIATVVKTRLLLDREVSGTKIDVSAQEGTITLKGSVKSSAQKDLAQAIAENTDDVQKVVNKLKVTG; this is encoded by the coding sequence ATGAATCTTATGAAAAGCACTCTTAGCGCCGCCATCATCGCAGTATCCTTTTCAGCTGGTGCTATGGCAGGGGAAAAATCAGATCAGAAAAGCTTAACTATGAGTGATGCATGGCTCGACGGAAAAGCAGAGACCATCCTATTACTCAATGAGAACCTAAACAATTTTGCCATTGATACTGATGTCAATAATGGTGTAGTTATGCTGACAGGCGAGGTGGAAAGTAATATCGATAAACGTCTCGCAGAGGAACTAATTACTGGCATTGATGGCGTCAAGAAAGTTAATAACAAACTTACTGTCGTCAACAAAGAAAGCCTTGGAGAAAGCATCTCAAAGGAATATACAGACACCAAGATTGCCACCGTTGTAAAAACACGATTATTGCTTGACCGAGAAGTCTCCGGAACTAAGATTGATGTGTCTGCTCAAGAAGGCACGATTACCCTTAAAGGCTCCGTCAAGTCTAGCGCTCAGAAAGACCTAGCGCAGGCCATCGCAGAGAATACCGACGATGTGCAAAAGGTGGTTAACAAGCTAAAAGTAACCGGATAA
- the trmA gene encoding tRNA (uridine(54)-C5)-methyltransferase TrmA, whose translation MALHRVNTDDYQQQLHQKAKRLAEAYREFTDLEPELFPSPPIHYRLRAEFKVWHEGGVAHYAMYRQGEYKKPFIIDTFTVGSELMNQLMPKVLEAVNSSEVLRKRLFSAEFLTTLSGDALITLIYHKKLDEIWEQEATALQEKLGFPILGRSRKQKVVLERDFVTEQLDIDGKKYQYKQVEGSFTQPNGHICRSMIHWAKNACGQNSTDLLELYCGNGNFTIPLSENFEKVLATEISKVSVNSAQENIQANGVTNLDIVRLSSEEFTQAIDKVRPFRRLSHIDLADYNFDTVLVDPPRAGLDEDTCAMVARFPRILYISCNPETQLENLKLLSKTHRIERFALFDQFPYTDHTETGLMLVRK comes from the coding sequence ATGGCACTGCACCGCGTTAACACCGACGACTATCAACAACAGCTCCATCAAAAGGCCAAGCGCTTGGCCGAGGCCTATCGGGAATTCACCGACCTGGAACCCGAGCTGTTTCCATCGCCGCCCATCCACTACCGGCTTCGCGCCGAGTTCAAGGTTTGGCATGAAGGCGGCGTAGCCCATTACGCTATGTATCGCCAAGGCGAATACAAGAAGCCTTTTATCATCGATACATTCACCGTGGGTTCAGAGCTGATGAATCAGCTGATGCCCAAGGTACTGGAGGCTGTTAACAGCAGCGAGGTGCTGCGCAAACGCCTGTTCTCCGCCGAATTCCTCACCACATTGAGTGGTGACGCGCTCATTACACTCATCTATCACAAAAAGCTGGATGAAATCTGGGAGCAAGAAGCCACAGCCCTACAGGAAAAACTGGGCTTTCCCATACTAGGCCGCTCACGCAAGCAGAAAGTCGTATTAGAGCGGGACTTCGTCACCGAGCAACTGGATATCGATGGCAAGAAGTATCAGTACAAACAAGTAGAAGGCAGCTTTACCCAACCCAATGGGCACATTTGTCGTTCCATGATCCATTGGGCGAAGAATGCTTGCGGGCAAAACTCCACCGACCTGCTTGAACTCTACTGCGGAAACGGCAACTTCACCATTCCGCTCAGTGAAAATTTTGAGAAGGTACTGGCCACAGAAATCTCCAAGGTTTCGGTCAATTCTGCCCAGGAAAATATTCAAGCCAATGGCGTCACCAACCTGGATATCGTGCGTCTATCCAGTGAGGAATTTACCCAAGCTATAGACAAGGTTCGCCCATTTCGCCGCCTCTCTCACATAGATCTAGCTGACTACAATTTTGACACTGTATTGGTAGATCCACCCCGGGCAGGACTGGATGAGGATACCTGTGCGATGGTTGCGCGCTTTCCTCGTATTTTGTATATCTCCTGCAATCCGGAAACCCAACTGGAAAACCTCAAGCTTTTAAGCAAAACCCATCGTATAGAGCGCTTTGCCCTATTCGATCAATTCCCCTACACAGACCACACAGAAACCGGCCTCATGCTGGTTCGTAAATAA
- a CDS encoding secondary thiamine-phosphate synthase enzyme YjbQ: MAIGEIAIRVSGQGLQEFTGQVADWVSRQNVGEGLCTLFIQHTSASLLIQENADPSARRDLEHWLNRLVPEDDPLYTHTLEGPDDMPAHIKAALTATSLSIPVLNGRLMLGTWQGVYLWEHRHHHGERRVILHI, translated from the coding sequence ATGGCAATAGGTGAGATTGCAATAAGAGTGTCGGGGCAGGGGCTTCAGGAGTTTACTGGTCAGGTGGCTGATTGGGTTTCCAGGCAGAATGTGGGGGAGGGGCTTTGTACGCTATTTATTCAACATACCTCGGCGAGTCTGTTGATTCAGGAGAACGCAGACCCCAGCGCGCGCAGGGATCTGGAGCACTGGCTCAATCGGTTGGTGCCAGAGGATGACCCCCTTTACACCCATACTCTCGAGGGACCGGATGATATGCCGGCCCATATCAAGGCAGCTCTAACAGCCACTAGTCTTTCCATCCCCGTGCTGAATGGGCGACTTATGCTGGGCACTTGGCAGGGGGTCTACTTGTGGGAGCACCGCCACCATCACGGCGAGCGCAGAGTCATTCTGCATATCTAA
- a CDS encoding TusE/DsrC/DsvC family sulfur relay protein, with the protein MSNLNVNGQEIPLDKEGYLRNLNDWNRDVAEELARTEEIELSSAHWEVIELLQEFYRQFELSPAMRPLVKFIGQRLGPEKGRSIYLMQLFPPSPAKIASKIAGLPKPTNCL; encoded by the coding sequence ATGAGCAACCTGAATGTAAATGGCCAGGAAATCCCGTTAGACAAAGAGGGCTACCTGCGCAACTTAAATGACTGGAACCGCGATGTCGCCGAAGAGCTGGCTCGAACCGAGGAGATAGAGCTCTCGAGTGCACACTGGGAAGTGATTGAGCTACTGCAGGAATTCTACCGCCAATTCGAGCTCTCTCCCGCCATGCGTCCGTTAGTAAAGTTTATCGGTCAACGTCTGGGCCCGGAGAAAGGGCGCAGCATCTACCTAATGCAGCTATTCCCCCCCAGCCCCGCCAAGATTGCCAGTAAGATCGCCGGGCTGCCCAAACCCACCAACTGTCTCTAG
- the tusB gene encoding sulfurtransferase complex subunit TusB: MTLHVVSKSPFSCQALHDCLQSLAEGDALLLIEDGVYALQHQALQSLHKTKIYCLSADSQARGLQTSSASDSVEMIDDTRWVQLCTEHNPIVSWFR; the protein is encoded by the coding sequence ATGACCTTACATGTTGTCAGTAAATCTCCCTTTAGCTGCCAGGCCCTCCACGATTGCCTGCAGAGCCTTGCCGAGGGCGATGCCCTGCTCTTGATCGAAGACGGGGTCTACGCCCTACAGCACCAAGCCCTTCAGAGTCTACATAAAACAAAGATCTACTGCCTATCAGCCGATAGCCAAGCCCGCGGATTGCAGACTAGCTCGGCATCTGACTCGGTAGAGATGATCGACGACACCCGCTGGGTGCAGCTATGCACCGAGCATAATCCCATCGTCAGTTGGTTCCGGTGA
- the tusC gene encoding sulfurtransferase complex subunit TusC, with the protein MSNQTLALCRAAPYGSALAREGIEAVLASAAMEQEIDLLFLGDGIFQLLDNQAPEAIEQKSLRRNLMALPMFGVEQLYVCQRSLEERGIGPDLIQIPGAEVTLVGNPGELIAPYQCVLSF; encoded by the coding sequence ATGAGCAATCAAACCCTGGCCCTATGCCGAGCTGCTCCTTACGGCAGTGCCCTAGCCAGAGAGGGCATTGAAGCCGTCCTCGCCTCCGCAGCTATGGAGCAGGAAATTGACTTGCTCTTCCTGGGCGATGGCATATTTCAACTGCTGGACAACCAAGCCCCAGAGGCCATAGAACAAAAAAGCCTGCGTCGTAATCTCATGGCACTCCCCATGTTTGGCGTCGAGCAACTCTATGTCTGTCAACGCAGCCTGGAGGAGAGAGGTATTGGCCCTGATCTAATTCAAATACCAGGCGCGGAAGTGACCCTGGTGGGCAACCCCGGAGAGTTGATCGCTCCTTATCAGTGTGTGTTGAGCTTTTAA
- the tusD gene encoding sulfurtransferase complex subunit TusD codes for MKFSLAIYSAPHASQSAASALRFAKVLLAEGHEIYRIFFYCDGVQNGNMIAAPPQDEADLIREWQTLQQKHNLDLVICIAAAQRRGVLSQREAQRLEKPAANLAEGFELAGLGQLTDAVANSERLITFGG; via the coding sequence ATGAAGTTTTCCCTGGCAATATACTCCGCTCCTCACGCCTCCCAATCCGCCGCCAGTGCATTGCGTTTTGCCAAAGTGTTACTGGCTGAGGGACATGAAATCTACCGGATATTTTTCTACTGTGATGGCGTACAAAACGGCAACATGATTGCCGCCCCCCCCCAAGACGAGGCCGACTTGATCCGTGAATGGCAGACGCTTCAGCAGAAGCACAACCTGGATTTAGTTATCTGCATTGCCGCCGCACAGAGGCGCGGTGTATTAAGCCAGCGGGAGGCTCAGCGCTTGGAAAAGCCCGCGGCCAATCTCGCAGAAGGCTTCGAACTGGCCGGCCTCGGTCAGCTCACCGATGCTGTGGCCAACTCTGAGCGCCTGATCACTTTTGGAGGCTAA
- a CDS encoding Bax inhibitor-1/YccA family protein gives MQPQAYTNTRALDRSESAKVLRNTYALLAMTVLFSAVTAGISMAVGMGRGMSLICSLGALALIWFVLPRTANSSAGVGVVFAFTGLLGASIGPLLNHYLGLAGGGQIVMQALGTTALIFFALSAYVLTTRKDFSFMGGFLAVGLIAVLVCFLAVIIAGFFGIHMPLVSVALSGVVALLMSGFILYDTSRIINGGETNYLMATASLYLNIFNLFTSLLHILGFASSDD, from the coding sequence ATGCAACCGCAAGCTTATACAAATACCCGCGCACTGGACCGCTCGGAATCGGCGAAGGTGTTGCGCAATACCTATGCCCTACTGGCCATGACCGTACTTTTTAGTGCCGTCACAGCCGGTATTTCCATGGCCGTCGGTATGGGCCGAGGCATGAGCCTGATCTGCTCCCTGGGAGCCCTGGCCCTGATCTGGTTCGTACTGCCGCGCACCGCCAACTCTAGCGCCGGTGTAGGTGTTGTGTTCGCATTCACCGGTCTTCTGGGCGCGTCCATCGGCCCATTGCTCAACCACTACCTGGGCCTCGCTGGCGGCGGCCAGATCGTCATGCAAGCTCTGGGTACCACTGCCCTGATTTTCTTTGCTCTGTCTGCTTATGTACTGACTACTCGCAAAGACTTCAGCTTTATGGGTGGTTTCCTGGCCGTCGGCCTGATCGCTGTCCTGGTGTGTTTCCTGGCAGTCATCATCGCGGGCTTCTTCGGCATTCATATGCCTCTGGTCAGCGTTGCCCTGAGTGGTGTTGTTGCCCTGTTGATGTCAGGTTTCATCCTGTATGACACCAGTCGCATCATCAACGGCGGTGAGACTAACTACCTGATGGCCACCGCTTCCCTGTACCTGAATATCTTTAACCTGTTCACCAGCCTGCTGCACATCCTTGGATTCGCATCCTCTGATGACTAA
- a CDS encoding endonuclease/exonuclease/phosphatase family protein gives MISRVGLSIRRWRRRFSRSEWIAKLLGLSTSGHQPHAPGLILIQIDGLAHPELLKALARGRMPFLKRLIRKEHYRLEHMFSGVPSTTPAVQAELFYGVRQAVPAFGFLIHETQKLGRMYDPEVAALVESRAMFQQRDPLLRGGSCYLSLFRAGTKTGEAHFCPADQGWGPALRSASPWTIAVLILSNLWSLIRTGALILVELLLSLIDCVRGVMQGQSFIKELMFIPTRVGVTILSREFCTMGAKVDISRGLPIIYVNLLGYDEQSHRRGPRSAFAHWVLKGIDDAVARIWRAAHVSDRRHYDVWIFSDHGQEQTKPYEEIYGRSLGDALSETLSGLAKPPEIEPGQTRHGVQLERARLFGSEWMDKKDIEKQEQPTEQTAQKTPLALTALGPLAMLYNLELGDIGREEVARKIVEEAKIPLVLYRVDPTSADSPVHGWWKHGPVRLPEDGRKLMGDEHPYPEQSIADMMSLCSHPDAGDFMMYGWCSTEEQPLTFAMENGSHGAAGPRETHAFALMPQDIQPPDPRLGYWRPQDLRTAARAYLRGARPMKLDEHQAPQKTLRVMTYNVHSCQGTDGTLSPQRIARVIARYRPDIVALQELDVRRKRSGGLDQAERLARLLAMDVHFQPAIHLNEELYGDAILTHLPAKLIKKGILPGPPEGKGRLFNPAADEPRGAIWVEIEHNGSKIQVINTHLGLSRIERLRQVDALLGPEWLGNPRCKGERILLGDFNALPNSAECKRLSGYLRDAQEQAPRHSPKGTFLKVRIDHVFLSAGIAVKKVRVPRTTLTRQASDHLPLIVDIEVPFRPGATKPT, from the coding sequence ATGATAAGCCGAGTCGGACTATCCATCAGGCGCTGGCGCCGCCGCTTCAGCCGCAGCGAGTGGATCGCCAAGTTGCTGGGACTTTCTACCAGCGGTCACCAGCCCCATGCTCCGGGGTTAATCCTGATCCAAATCGACGGCCTGGCCCACCCGGAATTATTAAAGGCCTTGGCCAGAGGCAGGATGCCTTTTTTGAAGCGTTTGATTCGCAAAGAGCACTACCGTTTGGAGCACATGTTTTCGGGAGTCCCCTCCACCACCCCCGCCGTGCAGGCAGAACTTTTCTATGGCGTACGCCAGGCGGTACCGGCCTTTGGTTTTTTGATACACGAAACCCAAAAGCTAGGCCGTATGTACGATCCTGAAGTAGCCGCGCTGGTGGAAAGCCGAGCCATGTTCCAGCAGCGCGATCCGCTGCTGCGCGGCGGAAGTTGTTACCTGAGCCTATTTCGCGCCGGCACCAAAACAGGCGAAGCCCACTTTTGCCCGGCCGATCAAGGTTGGGGACCGGCCCTGCGCAGCGCCAGCCCGTGGACTATCGCAGTCCTTATCCTCAGCAACTTATGGAGCCTGATACGCACGGGCGCGCTAATTTTGGTGGAATTATTACTCTCGCTCATAGACTGCGTGCGCGGGGTCATGCAGGGGCAAAGTTTTATAAAGGAACTGATGTTTATCCCCACGCGGGTCGGCGTCACCATCCTCTCGCGGGAGTTTTGTACTATGGGCGCCAAGGTCGATATCAGCCGTGGCCTACCCATTATCTATGTCAATTTGCTCGGCTATGACGAGCAATCCCATCGCCGCGGTCCACGCTCGGCGTTTGCCCACTGGGTCTTGAAGGGCATTGACGATGCCGTGGCCCGAATCTGGCGTGCCGCGCATGTCTCTGATCGGCGCCATTACGATGTGTGGATTTTTTCCGACCACGGCCAGGAGCAAACCAAACCCTACGAAGAGATTTATGGCCGCAGCCTTGGCGATGCCCTATCAGAAACACTCTCTGGGCTCGCCAAGCCACCTGAAATTGAACCTGGCCAGACCAGGCACGGCGTTCAGTTGGAGCGCGCGCGCCTGTTTGGCAGCGAGTGGATGGATAAAAAGGATATTGAAAAGCAGGAGCAACCAACCGAGCAGACTGCTCAGAAAACGCCATTGGCGCTCACTGCCCTCGGTCCACTGGCCATGCTCTATAACCTGGAGCTGGGAGATATCGGTCGCGAGGAAGTCGCCCGCAAGATCGTTGAAGAGGCCAAAATACCTCTGGTGCTCTATCGGGTGGACCCCACTTCAGCAGATTCCCCAGTACACGGCTGGTGGAAACACGGCCCGGTGCGATTGCCGGAGGATGGCCGCAAGTTGATGGGAGATGAGCATCCCTATCCAGAGCAGTCTATAGCCGACATGATGAGCCTGTGCAGCCACCCAGACGCCGGCGACTTTATGATGTACGGCTGGTGCTCCACTGAAGAGCAACCGCTGACCTTCGCGATGGAAAACGGCAGCCACGGCGCCGCCGGCCCCAGGGAAACCCACGCCTTTGCCCTGATGCCGCAAGATATCCAACCTCCAGACCCTCGCCTGGGGTATTGGCGCCCACAGGATCTGCGTACCGCTGCAAGGGCCTACCTGCGTGGGGCCCGTCCCATGAAACTGGATGAGCACCAAGCGCCGCAAAAAACCCTAAGGGTGATGACCTATAACGTGCACAGCTGCCAGGGAACCGATGGCACCTTGTCACCCCAGCGCATCGCCCGGGTAATCGCCCGCTACCGCCCCGATATAGTCGCCCTGCAGGAGTTAGATGTGAGACGTAAACGCAGCGGGGGGCTCGATCAAGCAGAGCGGCTGGCGCGGCTGCTCGCGATGGATGTGCACTTCCAGCCCGCCATTCACCTCAATGAAGAACTCTACGGCGATGCCATTCTTACTCATCTACCAGCCAAGCTGATCAAAAAAGGGATTTTGCCGGGACCACCCGAGGGCAAGGGACGCCTATTCAATCCGGCTGCCGATGAACCTCGCGGCGCCATCTGGGTAGAGATTGAACACAATGGCAGCAAGATCCAGGTGATCAACACCCACCTGGGCCTCTCCCGTATTGAACGCCTGCGCCAGGTGGATGCGTTGCTGGGGCCAGAATGGCTGGGGAACCCACGCTGTAAGGGCGAGCGGATTTTACTCGGCGACTTCAACGCACTGCCCAACTCTGCCGAGTGCAAGCGATTAAGTGGTTACCTGCGCGACGCCCAGGAACAGGCCCCCAGACACTCTCCCAAAGGCACTTTTCTCAAAGTTCGCATCGACCATGTTTTCTTGAGTGCCGGCATCGCAGTGAAAAAAGTGCGAGTGCCCCGTACCACACTCACCCGGCAGGCCTCGGATCACCTGCCATTGATTGTTGATATCGAGGTGCCTTTTCGCCCGGGAGCAACTAAACCTACTTGA